One Mercenaria mercenaria strain notata chromosome 12, MADL_Memer_1, whole genome shotgun sequence DNA segment encodes these proteins:
- the LOC123534693 gene encoding nuclear receptor ROR-beta-like, with translation MSASQDSPNKKVSHHTEKELLVDKKNTDFAEIKHTPSTGETSQQNLKILLPVKKRKIENVKRQRAKNSDVSQKQCKLDFPPCKVCLGRGSGLHYGVNSCESCKSFFRRCLTRKDEYKCMKNKDCPVTSQIRGNCSGCRYQRCLEVGMSREAACLGRYTLSRRTRTIMEAKGEPDRMESNQKSKVEETSPKNNSNAGWYRPKEESLDESDSRISSSSQDRFNVPVVEVTIDQGSGVIVKVIQEEYASCILQEMELISKLVNAMDQIRPFGSIVTEAQIKAKIQEDYDSYHTKAQVFGNMKPVPQDEYFALLESTGIDIDGRQEFLRQSAMSCQPVLHSYIAFANVVPGFSSLSLEDQCSLLKTSHFEVFLFLTYKGYDPDLQMILTETGKAYHIDQAADIFYSRNLINSIFDVCKKIQSLSLTKEETALLLAIAVTFGDRCLLEGSHNVDEIQLKVVQIFRSYLSRTRPSNSSRFFTKIVDCFIAMRAVNDQYLKEYGVICQDKLVQKEAPIWLAYINAKTVSEGGQQAKAKAEEEQAVENL, from the coding sequence ATGAGTGCTAGCCAGGATTCTCCGAATAAGAAAGTTTCTCATCATACTGAAAAAGAACTGCTTGTTGATAAAAAGAATACAGATTTTGCTGAAATCAAGCATACACCTTCCACTGGGGAAACCagtcaacaaaatttaaaaattcttcttcctgttaagaaaagaaaaatagaaaatgtgaaaAGACAGCGTGCAAAAAATTCTGATGTGTCTCAAAAACAGTGCAAGCTGGATTTCCCGCCATGTAAGGTGTGTCTTGGTCGTGGATCTGGGCTTCATTACGGAGTGAATAGTTGTGAATCATGTAAATCATTCTTCAGGCGTTGCTTGACGAGAAAAGATGAGTacaaatgtatgaaaaacaaGGATTGTCCGGTCACTTCACAGATTCGTGGAAATTGTTCAGGTTGTAGATATCAGAGATGTTTGGAGGTTGGTATGTCGAGAGAGGCTGCTTGTCTAGGGAGGTACACACTATCTCGAAGAACGAGAACTATAATGGAGGCTAAAGGTGAGCCTGATAGAATGGAAAGTAATCAAAAGTCAAAAGTTGAAGAGACATCACCGAAGAACAATTCAAATGCTGGCTGGTATAGACCTAAGGAAGAATCTTTAGACGAATCTGATTCAAGAATTAGTTCCAGTAGTCAAGATAGGTTTAATGTTCCAGTTGTCGAGGTTACCATTGATCAGGGATCTGGAGTGATTGTGAAAGTTATACAAGAAGAGTATGCTAGTTGTATCTTACAGGAAATGGAATTAATAAGTAAACTTGTAAATGCCATGGACCAAATTAGACCGTTTGGTAGTATCGTTACTGAAGCACAGATTAAAGCAAAAATACAAGAAGACTATGATAGTTACCACACAAAAGCCCAGGTCTTCGGAAATATGAAACCAGTTCCTCAGGACGAATACTTTGCGCTACTTGAATCGACCGGTATTGATATTGACGGAAGACAGGAGTTTCTCCGTCAGTCAGCGATGTCGTGTCAGCCTGTTCTCCACAGTTACATTGCTTTCGCTAATGTTGTTCCCGGGTTCTCGTCATTGTCTCTAGAAGATCAGTGCAGCTTGCTAAAAACTTCACATTTTGAAGTGTTTCTGTTCCTCACGTACAAAGGATACGACCCAGATCTCCAAATGATACTGACAGAAACAGGGAAAGCATACCACATTGACCAGGCAGCTGACATCTTTTACTCCCGCAATCTCATTAATTCCATTTTTGACGTTTGCAAAAAGATACAAAGTCTTTCATTAACAAAAGAGGAAACAGCTTTATTACTGGCTATTGCTGTGACATTTGGTGATAGATGTCTCCTCGAAGGCAGTCACAACGTTGACGAAATTCAGTTGAAAGTTGTTCAGATATTTCGATCCTATTTATCACGGACACGTCCGAGCAATTCGAGTAGATTTTTCACTAAAATTGTTGATTGTTTTATTGCAATGAGGGCGGTTAATGACCAGTATTTGAAGGAGTATGGTGTGATATGCCAGGACAAGCTGGTTCAGAAAGAAGCTCCGATATGGTTAGCTTACATTAATGCAAAAACTGTGAGTGAGGGTGGTCAGCAGGCAAAAGCCAAGGCTGAAGAGGAGCAAGCTGTAGAAAATCTGTAA